The region TCTTGGCTAGTTTAGCTAGGTATTTCCCTTGGAATAGTTGTCGTTGCAGTTGTAGTTCTTTGCTGCATAATCAGCAGCTTTTGTATTTTTGCTGGTTTTCTCTAGCtggttttttctctttctttggaTAGGGTTGGGGTACCCCTAGTacccttttatatatataacattttagcttatcaaaaaaaaaatagagttgGTTCTTGGAAGAGGGAAAATGGTTTGTAGTGAAACTCATGAGGGTTTTTATGCAGCTGCCAAGGTTGAGGTGGGAAATGATGAAGGATGAAGTTCTATAATCTTCTCTgtcaaaaggaaaaataaattggaggaggaagatgatttTTCTTGTCCCATTTGCTGAACCAGAGAGTCTCATTTATGCTATCTTTTTAATCTTTGTTTTCTGTCTGACTCCCCATAGTTCCACTCTGAGGTCCCTTTCCTTCATTTGATTTTTGCTGAGCATGAATCAATGCACAGCAGGTCTTATGACTTATCCTTCTCACTTTcctcttcaaaaaaaaaaatgatcacATGATCTTTGTGGAACACTTGTGCACAATGCTAATTAAATTGCTTTGTTATGCACTAATGTTGACATAGAGTCGTGAAGAagttgtaccaaaaaaagaagAGTCGTGAAGAATTACAAGAGATATTTAACATATAACCAAGACTTGCTTCTTGTTTCAATGGTAAGGCTGTGGGTTTCTCCATAATAGTCCCTGTAGCACTTGGTGCAATTTTGTTGTTGGAAGGAAGGTTTTAAGtttcataaaataaataaataaaacataaaaccaaacaagttttttgattttttttcctctaaATAATGTTTTTAGAACAAGtttatcaaacaagtatttttgtttttttatttctaaaactgTTCTTGAAATAATattatcaaacaagtttttttcatttcttgttctgaaaaattgttttcaaaaattgttttacaaaatagttttacacattactttttcagttttttccatttactattaaaaaattataaaagtgaCTCTTGTTGACTTGTGCTAGTTTTATGCAATTTTAGCCCTCAATCAATTCTTCAAACCAGGACTATCATTCACAGAAAATTTCGCAGGTTTTGATCCACTAGGAAGGTTGTGCCTTCCAATGAGGCAACTTGGGAGGAAGCTCATGACCTCAAACAGGCGTATCCTAActtcaaccttgaggacaagctcaaggttgatTTTAATGGGGGAGGAATTGTTATGAAGGCAAAAGGGTCAAGGAATAAGAGGAAAAAAGCAAGAAGCAGAAAAATGCTGTTAGAGAAATAGCCCATGTGGCACATGGTGCTGGCAATCAGAAAGTGAGAAGAAGCACAAGGGAGAAAATAACCAATTGTCACCTCAAGGATTACGCATGGAGAAGTTAGACTTAAGAGGCTAGAGTAAGCTTGTGAGAGGGTGTTGATTATTTGGGGAGACCTTCACTCTTCTCCTCTGAATTATGAATTATCTCTTCTTTATGCTGAATTGTTCTTGCTGCTATACATCTTAATTATTGGATAGCTGAGTTCTTTTCTTTGCAAGAAACACATATAGAAATAATACTGATCCAGCTTTCTACTCAATAGAAATTGTACAATTCTTCTCTGGTGTACTATTCTCCTGTGTTCCTTACAATTGACTGTTAATTACATCTCAGTGGTCATGGACATGAGATATCCAATCTTTTACATGGCTACACCTGAAAgaactttttttatttctttagatTTCACTTTCTATACTTATTATAAAACTGTTTATAGTTTACACTAATGGTTGAGACTAAATTGTTCATTTTCCCCTGCCACAATTCTGTTAATTGCAAACAATACCAGcttaatttgttttaaaaaataagtacCACTACTAACTCAATTGAGTTATTGGCAAATAcaagaaataaatatatgattcTTGATTCATAACAAAAAATTGCAACAAACCAGTACTAATGAATCTTCTTTGacacaagaaaaataaataaaactgatCTAAACCTACATGATATGAAAATAAACATGTACTGAACATCCAAAACCAATCTCTCTGTTAACTATAGACCAGGAAGAAATAATATAAAGTGTCTTTAGTCTTTACAATTGAATCAATCAATCATCATACCCTGTCAATACATCAACCATAACCTGCATCACTCTTACTCTCGTTTGCAAAGCCAATATGTAATCAGCAGTTTCTCTGAATAGCCCATCCAACCCCATGGAATCACTGTTTGGTACAAGCCTCTTCAATGTCCTCACGCGTTTCTGGATAGCGACGGTTCCTCTTCTGTTACCGCCTCTCCTCCTCTTCATTAAAATCCCTCGCGGCCTCCTACTCTTGGCGCTTTTTTTGGCGGCCAAGAGTTTGCTCCACAGATACCCATATGAGGGGTTTCTGCTTTCTTCAGTTCCCTGAAGCAGATCCTTCAAAGAGAGGGGAACAAAAGAAGGATGTGAAGAAATTCCCATGACTCAAAATGAAAAAAGTTTTCAAATTTATCACCAATGAATGAAGCTCTCAATTTTGGAATAGAGGTTCCAATGCAAGAGCTATATAGCAGAAATGACACACCACAAGAGAACATTTATATGGTATGTATAAAGGATTAAGGATAATTCAGAATAAGCTTAAGGATTACAAGGTGGGGACCATTGTGAATTTTAATAGGAGGCTTCCAAGGGAATGGGAGAGAGACAGGTGTACCAAAGTGTTTTGCTTGTTGCTTTGGGCATGTTCTCCAACCCCAATGCACATGTATCCACATGATTCTTCTTCACTCTctaaaccaccaccacctttcAATTCATCACACACACCACCATCTAATAAGACCACCCTGGATTATTCCCCTATCACTTTCCATATTCAATGCATTTGTATTTGAATTGACTCACACCACCAAACGTGTAGATTAATTAACATTGAGTTGTTATAGCTTAGAAAGAGGTTTCTGGTTCGAGTATTTGTGCATGTAGTTGCGTTATATACTTGATATGAAAATTTTATCGTCCATAATGGTTCTACCAGACTCAAATATGATTGACTCAGTGGAGAATACATTTGTTTCAAACCAAGAAATTTCAGTTGGCTCCTTCCACCCTCCTTACAGCTCAAAAAACGTGGAATTCCATCCACATATACAAATTTCTAAAGTTCATTATACTAAGTCCGTGCTGCTTGAGAGGAAACCATGTTACAGGGACACTAAAAAAACATAAAGTATCATTggattgttatttgtcaatGCTTGTGTGAACAAAAAGTGGACAATTCTGATCCTAGTGTTGGGATAAGGTAGATAAACTTCTCTGACATTCATGAACCATGTTTTTCCATTGAATTGATACATGAGTTTTGTAAAGAATCATCTTCTTAAATAATATCATGACTATACATTGTACTTGCAGATTATATGGGATCTGACAAACATTCTTCCACCCCCTTTCGTTTTTGAATCTTCACAACAtggcaaaaaaataaaaagtaaaaaaaggaGAGCTTGAAAGGTGCAAATATAAGATTATTGTGGATCTATTGACACTTGTCTGAACCTCATGACAAGTACCAACATATATGAGAATACGAGTAACAATAATTTTTGATGACAAACATTCTTACAGGCATTTTTTACATTGATTTCTAATAGGCCAGGCCTCCAAAGTCTGTCACATCAGGATCCTCAACAATAAGAGAGAgcaaaggccaaagggaagctacAATTTCACAACTTGAGGActaactttttgtttttttttttacttttgtcCTGATCCATATCCATTGCCTCCAGTGTTTGAATGCCTGATAATAATGAGAGAAAAAGTATCCAAGCCAATAATGTAATGACCCGATCATACGTGTAAGAAAGAACGAGCTTGTCAAGTATGGCCTGCGTTTACAATTCAAAGAGTCAAATTAATTAAAGCACTACTCAATGCTTTACCAGATCATCAATATGCTCTCAAAGGGCATGTTGAAGTCATTTTAGAATAAGTCAGACAGTCATCCATGATCCATGCATGACAAATATCAACACAATAGTTTTTTCATGTTTAATTCCAAGGTGAAATAGCCAACTTGAGTTGGCACACAATTGACCACCGGTTCCGGGTTTAATTCTCATAGGTTGAAGGTTCTAATCTCTTGTGTCCAATTAAAACTATTCTCAAATAGAATTTCTGATGCTCCTACTTAtgagtaaaaaaaattcaaagggGAAATGCTTTCGTACAATTTatcatttgaaattttgagtTAGCTTCTTTATAAACTTacttcaaatttaaattatGAGCAAATTgtgaaacaaaaatattaagtaTGTGGGTGAAAGTGAACTATGTCATCTTTCTGCTTACAATTTGACAATCTCAGCCACCACTCTCAATTGCTCTGCCAATTCCAACCAATGCCAAGTCCAACCAAGATCCAAGTATGCAAAGATGCATTGTCAAGCCAAATTTGAGTTTATTGGGGAGTAAAcagccattttggtccctggTTGTGTATTGCGGTGATGGAATGGTCCTCGACTTTTAAAAATGGTCATTTTTAATCCTTGAATGTGTCGACGTTGGTCAAGTTAgtccttttttcaattttccgtTGGTCCCTGAGACAGAAAATGTCAAATGTCACATTTTTTACATGTTTGACATCCTACGTGGCTCTCCAACGGTCAAAATGAAAGAAAGtaaacacattcagggaccaaaatgacGGTTTActccaaaaaaatcacttaaccattatcttcatcttcatcctcaatctcaccttcttctttcatcatttctagaaaacaaacacaaaatcccccaaatcttcatctccatcatctttttccatattcaaccattaaactttaaaaacccaaaaaaagaGTTTCTTCACTTCATGTTACTCATATTCTTATTCTTCATTTTTGGGTctttttattcattattttgCTTGATACCATGGTTTGGATCATCTCGATGGTGCACGCTGCTGGAATCACCATGGGCTCGGTCCCTCCGACGAGCTCACAGGCGGCGAGGCAGAGAACCGGCCTGACCCTCTTCCCGCCGGCGAGGAGGGAGTAGCGCATGGCCTCGTGGATCTTGAGAGGGTTCTGGAGCGAAACGACGTCGTCGAGGGCCTGGTTAACCTGGGTCGCCTTCTGAATCATGTAGGACTTGAAATTGAAGGTGGATTTTTCTTTCTCAGCCTCCACCGTCTCCTCCTTGGTCATCACCGCCGAAACAGTTGAAGAAGAACAGAGTTGGTACCTTTGGGGCTTTGCGGGGATAATTGGCGAAATGGGTATCTTCCTAAGGCCATGGAAGAGGTAACAAGTTGGGGATCTGGATCTGGTAGCATGGTTCATCACGAAACTTGGGCGTGCCCATGTGTTGAGATTCACAAAACTCATATTGGGGGTTTCTTTCAGTGTGGGTTCTAAATTTGAGTTTTGGTTAATTGCATACACTACACAGTGGGATGATGCTAGAATCATAAGAAAGGGTTGAAGGTAGTGATTGTATGAGGGTGTGATTAACAGTGCATTGGTGTTGATTGAAATGGAGTTAAGGAAGGATAATGGAAATTGAGGAACTCACTGAGATGTACAGGTATGGGAGAGTGGGGGTGATAGGCAAATAGAGCAGATAAGCAGTGCCTACCAATGAGATTAGGACCAAGATAGgatcatataaaatatatatgggATGTTGGATTAGATGATGAACTTTTTAAAGTTTAATGGTTGAATAGGGAAAAAGATGATGGAGGATGAAGATTTGggattttgtgtttgttttctggaaataatgaaataagaaggtgagattgaggatgaagatgaagatgaggttGGAGATGATGGTTAAGTGATTTTTTGGAGTAAACCgtcattttggtccctgaatgtgtttaCTTACTTTCATTCTGACTGCTGGAGAGCCACGTAGGATGCCAATGTGTAAAAAAACATGACATTTGACATTTTCCGTCTCAGGGACTAACGGAAAACTGAACAAAGGACCAACTTGACCGACGTCGACACATTCAAGGATTAAAAACGACCATTTTTAAAAGCTGAGGACCATTATGTCACCGCTATACACAAccagggaccaaaatggctaTTTACTCTTTATTGGGCCCTCACTCCAGACTGTCATGAAAATTTAATTTGTCTGAAAGTTAAAATTATCTTTCAATTTcagtattattttttaattccaactcaatacCTTATTCTCTTTTTAATCTTATCTTAATAATCCAAATCCTTATTTTGTGCTCTTATCTTGGGTAagtgtttttaaaatttcacgCTTCATTGGGGAAATCTCATAGCGCTCCTACCCAAGAGTAAGTCTCTACTGACATCTCCAGGATATCATGGGCGCCCTACCCGGTAGTCTGAATGTGCTTTCTCTCAGTTCTACCGTTTTTTTTACATTAGAAATATAAACTACAACCCTCCAAGATTGGTCACCCCCAACCCGTAAGTTCCCTAACTCTTACAATTCTAATAACCAAAAAATAATtgcactatatatatatatatatatatatatatatattaatttaacatAAATCTAATTTTtagttatataaaaataatgcacgcatacaaaataaaataagtgaaaatgtattAATGAAATAATAATACTATTTGtgattatataatttatattaataaaCTCAtcatataaaaacatttttgttTAAGTTAATTACTTTTACTTTTTGTATAAAAATTCATTACTGGTAATAGCctaataaacattttttttttggtacatcggaaaattaaacaggcaagaaacaaaaactacaaaGCTAACAAATCTCTAGCCAGAATCGGctgaagctcttgaggagggcTCTCAAGACAAGTCAGGGGGCAAAGGAGGCTAGCTCCAAGTCCTGCGAGACAATCAGCTGCTGCATTCGCCTCTCTAGGGACGTAAGCAAGAGTAACAGTCCAATCCCGATCCAGGAGAAGACGAATATCCAGGAGCTAAGACGCCAAGGCATGAAACTGATACCGATCATTCTCCAAAGCTTCCACAATATCCAAACAATCAACTTCGCAAATAGCTCTCCTAACATTGGCATTCCACAACAGTGTTAGCCTAATAAACATTGAACTAAaactaacaaaaataaaaatagtctgtttaattaaatcattttttgtaacaaaaaactatatcatttttaaaaaataaaataaatggacCATCTAATTTTTTCTTACACAGTGacaatttgacaaaaaaaatacattgaaATTGGAAGAGTCTTCTTTGAACAATCGGTGAAAATCAAACAATACACATACAGTGAAGAATTGTATGACTCAGATCTAAAACTCACCATCGCGATTCTTCTCTCCTTCCcatcgaagaagaagaagcatcgTCACCAGCAATGTCAAGCGATAGCGACGAAGACGAGCTCCTTCAGATGGCGTTGAAGGAGCAAGCCCAACGAGATCTCAACTACGGCAAATCCTCCTCCAATTCCCGCAAGCCCGTCGCCAACTACGTCCAACCACCTTCTTCTCAGCCCAAGCGCCCCGCGCCTCAGGCCGCCAAGTCCGCTCCCAAAGGAAGAGTCGCCGATGACGACGATGATTCCGAAGTGGAGCTGCTTAGTATATCTAGTGGTGATGAGGATAATGCTAGAGATCCGGTTGCTCCGTCTAAGAGCCGTGGTGGTGCTGGTGGTAGCGGAAGGCAGCCGTCAAGGGATGAGGATCGGACTTGGGATGGTGAGGAGCCTAGTCGATGGAAGCATGTTGATGAGGCTGAGGTATGCTGTGCTTTCTGATTTAGGGTTCATTTCGTATATGTCACACTTTACTCTCTTGCTTTTTTCCCCAATTTGTATGATAGGAAGTTTTAACCTAGATAAGATAGAGGCTAGAGCTGAAAATTGTAGATACCAATAGTGTAGCAATGTTGCAAGTGCCTTGGTCAGTAGTAGAAAATGATAGGAAATCAGAAAGAGAGGAATCCATAGTCATACTTCACTCTCTGACTCTGTAATCTTGCTGATGACTAGAATGTTGAACTGTTGTGATTAGCTATTTGGGGGTTCTATTCAGAATTTGGATGTCAAAGCTTTAGGGTGTGTTTGGGTAATTAACTTACTTAAATGCTTATTCATTAGCTAGTAAAAGAGCTTATAGGTAGATCGTAAGCTATTTTCGTGAacttaggccccgtttggaagagcttatttgagcttatctgatagcataagctcttatgccagtgtttgggagagcttatgcaaacagcttatggcctaccatatgctgttttgagcttattttcataagctattcaggatagcttgtgaaaaagagcttatgcttatatatagcttattttcaatttatttcaataattttttttaaaatagcttatgaataagcgcttatgaccaaaCAACTAAAAGGACTTATACTGTAAAATAAGCTCTTCCTAATGCACCCTTAGTGTTATCATAATCTTTACTCCCTTATGAGTTGATTTCGTGTGTTCTTGAATGTTTGTGTGGGAAGTAACTAAAGTCTAGAGATAAAGATTGGGATATGGGTTTGAATGTTTGGTAGGAACCCTCTTCTCGGCATACAGTTTTGATTTCTTCTGAGTCTATTAGAGTATATTTGATTATCTTCAGAGTATCTTTGGATCTCTTGTAGCTCCCAATTGCTGTTTCTTTGGCTGTGTGCCTCTGTAGCAATAGCATTGTCCCTTCCTTGTTGGCCATGCGACTTTCCAAAGAGCTCTTGTGGGTGTTAGTCATTTTAGCCTTCTTGCTGAGCTTCCTTCCTGGCATTTCTCTTTTCATATCTCCAATTTCCCTAAGTTATCTTTCCAACTATTTTTTTGGATCAAACATTACTTTTGAGATTTTATTCTTATAGTATGTTTATTTGTAATAACTTGTTAGCTTAAAGCTAACTAAGCTTTTAACCTGAGGGAGTGCATTAGATTATCTTATAAGATTTTAGAATATCTTGTCTAGTCAATTAATCCTTAGGACATGTTTCCTAATTTCATTATGCTTCTATACTTGTTTTCTTGTTTATCTTTCCTTGTGTTGTATAACATGCATATTCCAATATCGTTCCCTAACTTTAAAGTATACTCGAAATAAACAACTAATGTCTTCACTTGTTATGTCTATTACATAGTTACATACTATATACTCTTATATTCCTTTTTTCTTCAATGACTATCAGTTTATTGTATGCTTTGCATTTTTCGATCATCCGTCTATTCAAATAAAATGTAATTGTTGTTTTAGTTTCTTACTAATAGTAATTCATTATGGGAAAACTAAAAGCCTTTGGAGTCATATACTAATAACCTTGCTCTGATTACTAGCATCTTATATCATATTAGTGATGCTTTCATTGTGACTAAGGTTAAATTACACTTGCCTTAAATTTAATGAGTTTTATAAGGCTATTTACATTAGGTTGGATTTGTGGGCATCTCATGTTCTATGCACTATATCTGGCTTGTCATTTTTGTTTTCCAGTGCTtgctcttttgttttttttttttaatataccgTGGGACACTGTTGAATGTTTTTCATCTTGGACATGGAGGATGGATGTGACAATGTCAAGTGGGAACAGATTGTATTTTTGTCATCTCATGTTTCATAAGCTATATTTGATATGTCATTTCTGGTTAGTACTGTTAATACTTCTTCTTTTCCACAAAATATATTATGAAACCTTTTAGAATACATTAATCACCTTGAACTTGGAGGATTGAAAATTTCACTGTTTTATTCATTTTGGATTTCTTTCATTATGATATTAAGTGTAGTAAATGTAATAACTTATGaaattctatttaatttaatgtagTTGGGCTTCTTTGACAGCTTGCTCATAGGGTTCGTGCAATGAGAGAAACGAGGACAGCACCCGTGGCTCAAAAATTTGCTCATAAAATTGAAAGGAAAGGTTCTGCATTGGGTAGAAAGGGGCTTACCTACTTACAGTCATTCCCTCGTGGCATGGAATGTGTTGA is a window of Lotus japonicus ecotype B-129 chromosome 5, LjGifu_v1.2 DNA encoding:
- the LOC130719891 gene encoding geranylgeranyl pyrophosphate synthase, chloroplastic-like, with translation MSFVNLNTWARPSFVMNHATRSRSPTCYLFHGLRKIPISPIIPAKPQRYQLCSSSTVSAVMTKEETVEAEKEKSTFNFKSYMIQKATQVNQALDDVVSLQNPLKIHEAMRYSLLAGGKRVRPVLCLAACELVGGTEPMVIPAACTIEMIQTMVSSKIMNKKTQK
- the LOC130718564 gene encoding transcription factor UPBEAT1-like — protein: MGISSHPSFVPLSLKDLLQGTEESRNPSYGYLWSKLLAAKKSAKSRRPRGILMKRRRGGNRRGTVAIQKRVRTLKRLVPNSDSMGLDGLFRETADYILALQTRVRVMQVMVDVLTGYDD